Genomic DNA from Cheilinus undulatus linkage group 10, ASM1832078v1, whole genome shotgun sequence:
GATCATCCAAGGAACAGAAGCTGGGCGATATTTGGCTATGAATGATGAGGGCCGACTGTACAGTTCAGTGAGTATCTACAGCACATCTGATGATCTGTGAGGTAGTATATCAGGGCCTTACACTTCATAGTGCAGCCATCCATTATATGTGTTGTAGATAATGGAACAGTCTTGATCTCAACTTTTAACCTCAAGCCATCTACCAAAATGCTGTCATCTGTTCGTGCTTGTTCTGTTTCTGTCAGCCCACAGTGTCTGATGAATGCTACTTCCTGGAGAAGCTGGAGGAGAATCACTACAACACGTATCAGTCTCAGAAATATCTGGAGGAGAACTGGTATGTAGCTCTGAAAAGGAACGGAAAACCTAAACCTGGTCCGAGGACTCACATTGGACAGAAGGCCATCTTCTTTCTACCCCGACAGCTGGAGTGAAGACTCACGGATGTGAACACAAGGGGAAGAAAGCTGCTACAGGATGGATTTATTTGTTACAGTATACACTTGCCTTAATTTGCTATGTAAGCTTTAGACAAGAACAAAACATGGTTAAGGTATGAAAAATGGCTGATGGTGTGTATCATCAAGGCAAAGACTAGCTACTGTTATGTGCAAATATTCATCTGTACAAAGAACATCAGGTCAGAGAGATGTGCATGCCATCTGATTAACATACACTAACACAGCAGCCTGTTTTAGAAAGAAACCAAGGAGAGGAtctgcagcagcagacaaaTGATTCAGCTGAGCTTCAGTCTGTTGTGACTTTTACAAGTTCATTTAGTACTTAAAATTAGGGAcactttaaaccagtggttcacAACTGGTCTGGTTGGACCCACCAAGCTCATTGATAAGAATGGCAcccaaaatgtaagaaaaattcaaccactaaaatttaaaaacgaaaaatattgcaatttggaccttaaataaaacaaaatatgattGAACAGAGAGGCAGcacaaaacatgtttaaaagtgcatcattacagaagtcctaggaggacatgcatgcatacaatttattttactctacttCCAATGATAATGTAAATTTGGGTTAGACATCTGTCATTCTTGTGCAAAAACCTGCTTTGTTATCCCAAGATAATCAGATAAATACGATCTTGAGGGAATAAGGACGTTTTACATGCTATTAaagcaaaacagagtaaaataaagtatACAAATGTTTATCCACTTAAGGTGGCGGTCCATACATCTGAGactttttgccttgtttttttccaggcacactcATGATggacttttgggtcctgatccaccagttgagaaccactttaGAAGATTACATGGAATGAAgagggaaaaacaaaaatatgctataaatgtgaaataaaatctCTGGTGTAGTTTTATATTAATACTTATtattttagattatatttaaGATAGTTATATGTTAGAATATGAagattttatatatattaatagtaagttagagcagtggttctcaaccccGAGTCCAGTCTGCTCTAGGAAACATAATTATAATGACGTAACAGGGCCAcactaagaatattttaaagTAGGATGGAGGATCTGTCcatttttgagcaaaaaaaaaatcgttTTGTAGATTATGAAGTTGTTTATTTCCAATAAACCCAACTCTTAATTTCTGAGTATAAAACATACATTTAGGAGAAGAAACTTGAATTTTTCCAAAATACAAAGTGATAAATTCCGACAttataaactcaaaaaaattcaaggttttaaagtcataaatgtatGTCATAGTAACTAAACTGAAACAGTGGTTGCATAGCTCTTGTTTGAAGAAATGTCTCTTCTAAGTCCAGATGACAATTATAGTGTGAtgattctgggctaaaatcacaaatatttctTTACCGCTTAGTTGAAGTTAAAGGTATCATTTGATTAGGCTCTCAACTGCAGGACTTGCACAAGGAAAACAGCTTCATCTGGAAGGATTTTCTTCCTTGCAATCAGctgtttgtctgaataatccttaGATATTCTCATTTTGGTTCACATACATACTTctctattgtttttatttttggaaagtgGCCCTTATATGATGTTGTAATTGTGAGGCCtattaaatttacatttattttttccaagtgggtcctcCGCAAGGTCAGCTTTTCTTAGACACATGTAGGGAGCTTCCAAACAGAAAAGAGATGGGAACCATTGTGTCAGAGTGTGTGAAGTTAAGTAATTTATCTGTGAGTTTTGATGGAAACTCAGGCCAGAGGAAGGGAGAAAAGCATTTCTTATGCACTGCTGAGAAGAATTACTGTCAAACTTCATTTACTACTCTGGCACTTTCATATCTTTTGCCTTAATTTGGGACAGGGGTCAATATAAAGtgtgattttaatattttctgaACAGATCTCATGAACAGCAACGGTTGGTGAGaatatttgaatttaaatttacacaaaaatgtaaCTATTCCAAAATAAGATCTACTCAGATTGAATTACAAATCACTGTCTCGATCTTGTTTTGTAAGATTGCACATctatttgatctttaaaactaTTTCATCACTTAATGCATATGTGCTTCTACTTGAGACATGCCTTTGACAAAATGTGCAGCAAGACCAGCCTAGTAAAAAGAACCAGGCCTTAAACTGGGATGggctttatttgaagttttacgGTATGCAGGATTTACTTCTTTCATTGTAAcctaaagaagagaaaatgtttaaaatgcccAAAATGTGTGCACTGCCTTTTCTAACATACAATGGATATTTCTGCTGGTCTGGTGTGAGGCTGTGTCTATTTTAGTCTAACATGCTGTAATCTGTGCTGCTCTGGAGGCATGGATCCATGAACCAATGCTTGAACTTTTCACTGCTCTGTATGTACCATGGTGAAGAGCTGCATATTATGACATTTCCAACTGTTACTTCATGCTGacatgatgctccaaatgtgtAATATTTGCACATTACATGGGTTAACATAAAGTGCATTTTGGCAGAATATTTTCATCTACCTGCCATAACTCTCCCAATGCCTCAACATGCAAACAGCTGTGATAAATCATTATCCACCTGGCTCTTTTGCACAGCTGTCAATAATCCAGACAACTCAGAACTGAGGCAATAAAAGTGACATTTATTTAACACTAAACATTTCTGTACAGTTTCATATCAACAAAACCCCAGGGTTGCAGCTCTTCATCACATAGAAAGAAGCAGAATGAGCCTGTACCTAAGCCATGGCAGATGTGTGGAGTTAACTGATAAGACAAACAATTCAGTTTGCTGGATCAGACTTAAATCCACAGTAAATCCTTCCATTGACAACAAAggagaaattaaaaacacaagtttGTTCCACCatttcatgcagaaacaaaATCCTGCACTGCTGCATCATTCATTCCTTCTTTTATATGTTCAGGTCTTAAAGTCATGACGGGAACGTGCTCTGGGCTTTATTGGTTATGTTTCTAAAAGTGCACCTGCATACAAAACATTCTTTGATATAGATTTAACACCCACAAACAGCGAACATCTTACATCGCAGTAATCAtgatcttaaaagaaaaaaaaaaaacagatttccctTCCCCATGTTTCAATTAAATCTTAAGGCAAAAAATCCCACCTGAAAATGGAGTTTAGGTTATTTTTATGCTCTTTGATAATTTGATCCAAATGTCAGAGGGAGATCATTAACGGCTGAAATTCAGACAGCAGAGCAGCTCTAGTCTAATCACAGAGCTTTTCCACTGACAGAGAATGAGACTCCACTGACTCACAGCAGAGTCATAGAAAGGTCAGGCTCTTACATCTACATGAGCTTTTTGAGGATATGAACCAGAAAATGTGCTCATATGCGCAGAAAAATTATCGTCTTGGTGGCTTTAGGTGTCCCAAACTTGGGCGTCCCTTCTCTGTTGGCTGACCTGCTTCCagggtttctctcctgacaTTTGTcgctgtctgtttttttttgtttaatgaacTCTAATTGGATTATCTCAGACCATATAATAAGCCAAAATCCATTTCCAGGATGGATAATTACCTGATTTAATGTGTGACAAAACACTGACCAGAAATCAGAACTTCTTCTGACACATGATGTCATTCTGAGTCGCTCTACTGACACCGTGTTAAAATCTCAAGCATGTACATTTAATTCTAATGATGCCCTTAATGAACACAGGACTTACCAACAGCAGACAACACTGCCCCCTTCTGGTTGAAAACAAGGGCAACATTACTTAAAGCCAACAGGTGAGAGAACTAAATAAATATCTGTATACCAGCATTTACAGCCTAATGAAAGCTTGCATTTTGGGTGCATGTGGAGTCTAAAAACAGCCTCTAATAGTCACAATAAAACCATGAAGAGAGATTAGTGCAGATTACTAAGTGTGTCGCATGCTACAGCAAATCTACTGAGTGTTTAATCATTTAAACCTGTTGGCTTCAAGTGTCGCCAACATGAATATCTCCCTAATTATTGACCTTAAGGGCAGATGCATGCTTGTATGCTACCACCAAATGATATAAGGCATTACTTATACGTTACAGACAGCGATGTAAATAGCACTTAACATTAGCCACTA
This window encodes:
- the fgf1a gene encoding putative fibroblast growth factor 1, which codes for MADVQTLISEDQTADGGLRRDFRRLTRLYCMNGGHHLQILPDGTVQGQREDGDDHIILKVTAVDIGVVIIQGTEAGRYLAMNDEGRLYSSPTVSDECYFLEKLEENHYNTYQSQKYLEENWYVALKRNGKPKPGPRTHIGQKAIFFLPRQLE